From the genome of Vicia villosa cultivar HV-30 ecotype Madison, WI unplaced genomic scaffold, Vvil1.0 ctg.000843F_1_1, whole genome shotgun sequence:
CTAACTACCAACAAGAATCTAACTAATTCCTTGAGATTAGGAACTAACTAACTAATTTATAACAACATAAACCCAAAATTCATAtgcgtttttaatttttttttaaaactcatcAAACATTCTTTTTCTTGCATTACGAGACACTTCCAACATGAAAAACTATAAGTTAAAAATGGAGTTTTATTGTAGATGCGCATCTAAAGCATTTCAGACGAAGTAACAAACATAACATTAGTATAGCTTATAATAAAATTGATTATTGACACAATTTTATATTTGtattacaaaaataatttttaataaataatatttttaacaaaaaagttttaaaaaaaacttttcggTCAGATTTGTTTTCAACCTAAATCAAAAGtcacttttaaaaattaaaaaaaacttataatacataattttaaaaaaaaaaattcatagtgTATCAATTGCACCACGTGTACACTAGCACTTATGCAAAATGGGAACCTATCGAAACAAAAACACACACAGTGTCTTTGACAAATCCAATCCTCGATAGTGTTTCAATATTTGTTCCTTAAATTCATCACAAACACTCACAAACATGTTGGTCGATGAAAACTGATGCAACTGAATCAAGATTCTCGTGTCTTCATTTTCCAATCACAGGTTTCATTCCTCACTCATCTCTAAACCCcctttttttctcttcatttctcAATTCACTTTCAATTCCCACCTTTATTCATTTTGCTTTTCATTCTTATAGTTCCattaaagttttcttctttttcatcaatttattcgattttttctttttctcaccgACCCTTTTCTTACATCAATCAAAAGTCAACttattttgcatttttttgtGTGTATTTATATGATTAAGAATTCCTTTGGCTAAGGGTTTGTTTGATATGATATTATGCAGTTTTGTAGAATACAGAAATCATGAGTAGTCGTTTGAACAAAGATACGAGTGACTGTATGGATGATGGAAGTGGGAGTAATGAATCTAGTGACAGTGGAATCTATGGAGAAGGGACAAGTTATCTTGTTCATGAAATTTCACAGATCACAAAGCTTAGGTCAAGTCCAAATGAGAGTTTGAGTCGTGTTGTTCCTGGTAGGATGAGAAGATTACCTGCATCAACGGTTAGAATGTTGGTTGGTAGAGAAGGTAATTATTCTGGAAGAGGGAAGTTTTCGGCTGCAGATGGATGTCATATGTTAAGCCGCTATTTGCCTACCAAAGGTCCTTGGATTGTTGATCGCATGGGAAGTCGTGCTTATGTTTCGCAGTTTTCGGATGATGGTTCACTTTTTATAGCTGGATTTCAGGTTAATATTGATATCATCAATGTCATTGCAGTTATTGTTTTGTGTAATTATGTGTGAACTGAAGCTGAAATATGAAGCACTATAGTAGACATGGGACACTGACACGTCAACactgataataatttgaaaagtgAAATATAGTCTTGTATTAGAAACACCTTTAATCTGAAGTGTTGGTGCTATATATGGAGATGATTTTGTTAAAAGAAAGTCAACTATAGTTATGGGACAAAAGTATCTCTAAATCTTCGTTTGTTGTTGTTTGTGATTTGTTACGAAACAGGGAAGCCACATCAGGATCTATGATGTTGACAAGGACTGGAAAGTTAAGAAAGACATCTCTGCTAGAAACTTACGATGGACAATTACTGATACATCTCTTTCACCTGATCGACAATATCTTGTAACTTCGACTTGTGAATTCATCTAAGTTTGAGCTGTCATTTACTACTTTGTCTCTTTTAGCTTCTTGCATTTTGACAATCTGTTAATTTATCATTGCAGGTTTATGCTAGTATGTCACCGATTATCCATATTGTCAATGCAGGATCGGCTACAACTGAGTCTGTAGCAAATGTGACAGTATGTGCTTGAAATTTCTCACCTTTGTTCAGTTATCAAATTGCAATTCAAATATATCATATAAATAATCTATAATACTTAATATAACACCTTTAAATTTGGAATTGACAAAAATTAACCACTAGGTAACAAATTTATCGTCATGATTGGGTTGCTGTGGTTACGATATTATGTATGTATTTATGTGTCTCTACAAATAATTGTTTGCTTTACATTCATAAACCATTCTTTTATTGCAGGAAATTCATTATGGATTAAATTTCGCTTCTGGCAATGATGGTGAAGAATTTGGTATTTTCTCTATCAAATTTTCAACGGATGGGCGAGAGCTAGTGGCTGGAACTAGTGATAGTTCAATATGTGTATATGATCTTGGAGCAGATAAGCTAAGCCTTAGAATTCCTGCTCACGTGGTATGATATATTATTTTCCTATAATTGGTTACTgattttgcatacatcattttaGAAATATTGATCTGAATCTTCTCAAAAGAGTCTTTTGGTTCCCTTTGTTATAATTGTCGATCTTTTTGTTCATCGCTTTAAAGTGGCATTTCGACTTCAACTGGAGTTTTATTTGTCATTATAGACAGTGGATCATATCTGATGTTCCACTTTTATGTTGCAGTCTGATGTTAACACTGTATGCTTTGCCGATGAGTCTGGTCATCTCATATATTCTGGAAGTGATGATAGTTTCTGCAAGGTACGCTTCACATTAAAACTACATGAGACTTTGTTATGCGTGTTTTACTTTTGATGTTTTCATTTAATGCATGTCATTATTCCAATCTTGGTGTTTTCCTAGCGGTTGATGGCAAAGCTTAGAAGTGATTTGTTAATGTTATGATCTATGCAGGTGTGGGATAGGCGTTGCTTTGTCTCAAAAGAACAACCAGCTGGTATCTTAACGGGACATTTAGAAGGCATTACATTCATTAATAGTCGCGGAGATGGCCGCTATTTAATTTCTAACGGAAAAGATCAAAGTACCAAATTATGGGACATAAGGAAGATGTCTTCTAATTCCGCCATGAAGTAAAACTTTTTTATCCCTCACTTTGTTCGGTTTATATGCGCTATTGAATACTGTATTTTTTCCttctcattgatgatgcttaTCACTTAAACCAGCAGTCTTGGCCTTGGAGATGACGAGTGGGACTACCGATGGATGGACTATCCTAGATATGCAAGAAATTTAAGACATCCCCAAGATCAGTCACTGGCAACATATCAAGGCCACTCAGTGTTGCGTACTCTAGTTCGCTGTTATTTCTCACCGTCATATAGGTAACTTTTATTTTCGGCACATTCTTGCTCTGGTATATCAGTCATATGATGATTTGAAGAATGCAATTGCAAATAACACATTGCATGTATTTCTTTTTGCAGCACCGGTCAAAAATACATTTACACCGGATCTAGTGACGCGTCTGTCTATATATACGACCTGGTAAAAACACATCCttataaatttcaaatcatcttcgCAACTTTAGAACTAGTTATGACTTATGATTATAATCTAATGTTCTTACTGATCTCATTGGTACACAATTGATTAGAAGATTAAAACTTAGTTTCGGATTGTTTATAGGTGAGCGGAGAACAAGTGGCGAAACTTGATCATCACGAAGCACCTGTGAGAGATTGCAGTTGGCATCCAATCTATCCAATGTTGATAAGTTCAGCATGGGATGGTGACATTGTTAGGTGGGAGTTTCCTGGAAATGGTGAACCACCTGCTCCTCCTCCAAATAGAAGATCAGGTGGAGTTCGTATTAGAGGATTGTATTATATGTAGTGCATCTTCTTTGTACATATATCTATATATCTGGATTCATACATTTAGGTAGCATAATTTTTTATGCATCTTACTACACCTATAGAAAGGGTTTCAAAAGTTTGTTGAATTTCTTTATACCTTGTTTTTGTAAGCTTATTATGGATGAAAATAAAtagttggatttttttttttttttggtgttaacCGACCGGTATCCGCGGGGGAAAGGGGCCCCACGTGACTAATCCGGACCCGGGCTCGGAGGCGACGGCACCGTGGCCCCAGGGCGTTTTTGACTCCAGCCGGGATCGAACCCGGGTACTAGCCGGTTCCGTCCCTTTTTGGATTTAGTTCTGTAAATTATTGTCATCAGAttctcaaattaaataataatattaatgacaaagttaatatcattttcttttaatattaaataCTCTCTCCGTATAAATTATATGTCATTTTTCGAAAAtatctgttttttttatttaaaaaattattgaacTAACCTGTTAACATTAAGTATATgtcattttattaattaataattaatacattattaaatatttttaattatatgtcagcttatttcatttttttaaaaaaattgtaaaattattTATAAGTTCACTTTTTTATACAACAttaagtatatatatattttttttaatttgcatAAACTTGTCTAAGGGACAAATGA
Proteins encoded in this window:
- the LOC131631533 gene encoding LEC14B homolog isoform X2, whose amino-acid sequence is MSSRLNKDTSDCMDDGSGSNESSDSGIYGEGTSYLVHEISQITKLRSSPNESLSRVVPGRMRRLPASTVRMLVGREGNYSGRGKFSAADGCHMLSRYLPTKGPWIVDRMGSRAYVSQFSDDGSLFIAGFQGSHIRIYDVDKDWKVKKDISARNLRWTITDTSLSPDRQYLVYASMSPIIHIVNAGSATTESVANVTEIHYGLNFASGNDGEEFGIFSIKFSTDGRELVAGTSDSSICVYDLGADKLSLRIPAHVSDVNTVCFADESGHLIYSGSDDSFCKVWDRRCFVSKEQPAGILTGHLEGITFINSRGDGRYLISNGKDQSTKLWDIRKMSSNSAMNLGLGDDEWDYRWMDYPRYARNLRHPQDQSLATYQGHSVLRTLVRCYFSPSYSTGQKYIYTGSSDASVYIYDLVSGEQVAKLDHHEAPVRDCSWHPIYPMLISSAWDGDIVRWEFPGNGEPPAPPPNRRSGGVRIRGLYYM
- the LOC131631533 gene encoding LEC14B homolog isoform X1, with translation MSSRLNKDTSDCMDDGSGSNESSDSGIYGEGTSYLVHEISQITKLRSSPNESLSRVVPGRMRRLPASTVRMLVGREGNYSGRGKFSAADGCHMLSRYLPTKGPWIVDRMGSRAYVSQFSDDGSLFIAGFQGSHIRIYDVDKDWKVKKDISARNLRWTITDTSLSPDRQYLVYASMSPIIHIVNAGSATTESVANVTEIHYGLNFASGNDGEEFGIFSIKFSTDGRELVAGTSDSSICVYDLGADKLSLRIPAHVSDVNTVCFADESGHLIYSGSDDSFCKVWDRRCFVSKEQPAGILTGHLEGITFINSRGDGRYLISNGKDQSTKLWDIRKMSSNSAMNSLGLGDDEWDYRWMDYPRYARNLRHPQDQSLATYQGHSVLRTLVRCYFSPSYSTGQKYIYTGSSDASVYIYDLVSGEQVAKLDHHEAPVRDCSWHPIYPMLISSAWDGDIVRWEFPGNGEPPAPPPNRRSGGVRIRGLYYM